A window of Rhipicephalus microplus isolate Deutch F79 chromosome X, USDA_Rmic, whole genome shotgun sequence genomic DNA:
GCGTCTTCGACTGGAGTGTACCACTAAGACCGATAAAATCACTTGCTGTAGTACTGACGGCATCGGCGACTTTTTCCGCAGCAACATGGGCTGAAAGTACATCGGGTTCGTAGTAACTCGTAAATTCTTCCCGTCCAGGAGCATTATCTCCGTAGAGCACAGGTGGATCCGATTGTGGGTCGGCTATCTCGGTTTCGTCCTCGTCCTCTGGCAAGGGAACTGGTCCCGTTTCGGGGGGTTCCGGCTTTTTCTCAGGCTTGGGCAAAGTTGGAGGTTTCGGCGCGGAAGGAGGCCTAGGCACTGTTTCGGGGGGCTCCGGCTTTCTCTCAGGCTTGGGCAGAGTTGGAGGTTTGGGTACGGAAGGAGGCCTAGGCACTTTTTCGGGGGGCTCTGGCTTTCTCTCGGGCTTGGGCAAAGTTGGAGGTTTCGGCACGGAAGGAGGCCTAGGCACTGTTTCGGGGGCTTCCGGCTTTCTCTCAGGCTTGGGTAGAGTTGGGGGTTTTGGCACGGAAGGAGGACCAGGCACTCTTTCGGGGGGCTCCGGCTTTCTCTCAGGCTTGGGTGGGGTTGGCGGTTTCGGCACGGAAGGAGGCCTAGGCACTGGCTTCGGCAGAGTCGGAGGTTTCGGTAAGGAAGGAGGCCTAGGCACTGGCTTCGGCACTGGCAGTGGTTTGGGAACCGGCAATGGTTGCGGCGGTGGTCTGACTGTCGGTGGTCGCGGCTGCTTTCTCGGGGGCGGCACGGGTCGCTTTGGGGTCGCTGGTGTGACGGGAGGAGAAGGCGTCGGTAACGGCGACTTTGGTGGCTGCCGGGGAGGTGAAGGCACCTTAGGAGGAAACTGAGGCTTCCGAGTAGGTGGCAGCTCAGGCTTCGGAAGACTTGGCGGCTTCGGAGACGGAGAGGGCGACGGAAGCGTCCCGGGGCGACCAGGTAGGGGAGGCAGAGGCGGGTAACCGGGAGGAGGTGGTGGAAGTGGAGGAAGATATAGCAATGGTACGAAGGATGTTGGACTGTGGTATATCTCAAACTGGTATCTGGCGTTGTCAAAGCCAAGGACCGGGTGCCTTTGTATCACATAGGGCACAGACAGAGAAAATGGTGGCATAGGGTGGTAAGATAAAGGCACGTGGAAAGGTGTGGCGAAAGGTCCATATACGGGGCTCGGTATGAGCACGAGTGATTCGTGCGTTGGTGTTCCAGTTGAAAAAGGCAGAAAATCTACAGGGTGGTAATTAGGCCCTGTATCGAGAGGCGTGCTCCCTGATGCTTGTAGCACGGCAGAGCTCGGGATCAGGAGCTTCGGTGGCGCGGCTGTTATATCGACGCTGACATGTCTTGTGTTCGCCTAGAACCACGAAATGAAGAAAATGTAATAAACAGGTAGAACGCAATAAAAAGTGCCACAGAAGAGTGGTAAGGGAAAACAAACAGTGTACCTTGTTAACGGTACTGAACAAAACCAAAGTAGCTCTGTTAAGTATTGGATTGTATGTTGCGTACTTGAGAAACCGGGGGACACTGGCATTTAGTTGCAAAGCACCCCCCCTCCCTCCATATTTACTTCCATGCTGCAACTACTGCTATCGTCACCAAAGTGCATATTACTCTTGTAATATAATGTAGCGTTCGTTACTTTTTAAACAGGTCACGCAGAGGCTCTTCCCGGTGTCAATCATTAAACAACATCCTTATAGTAATGCTTCTTTCAAGCGCAATTAATAGGAAAATACACATGTTGGAAAGCATTGGAAATGGTGGGTCAAGTTAAACAAGAATTCTCTAAGATAATTGAAACTTTGATTTTTATTTCATCACAAAACGCTCATCTCTTTATAGTTTAAAAATGATCTCATTATTCAATACTAATTCAACAACATATACCATACGATGCGTTACACTTTGTGTCTTTAAACTTTAGGAAAATAAAAGCAGCAAGAGAAAAGTGTAGAAGTGCATTAAAATCCAGTTAGGATAGCTATACTCATGCATTGATAGATAACTGCCTATTTGCAGCAAAACAAGTATATTTTTTCTCTTCGTACTCTTAAAAAGTCTGCCTCATCTAATGCACTATAATCGACGGTTATTTATGTGTCAGTACCCAGCATATAGAAACCTGGATGTATGGAACAAACAAACAGTACATTCTAAAGGTCAGGCGCTTTTCTTTGCCAAATTATTCGGGATACTCTGTAATAATGGCAAATTTCAATAGCGGGTCAGGGATTTTCTTTCTATCAATGTGGGATTATACATGACACCGGCAGGTTTAACACTTCATACCCATGAGATGCTTCTCAAATGACCAGGAGCGCGTCTTGCGCCGTCCTTGCCATCCACTCGTGTAGCGCCAGCAGGAAGCGGTTCTGCAGCAGGTCCCACGCCTATTACCAGGCCTACCAATAGGAGCTGCAGTTAAGACGTACGATAGGATTATTAAACAGCCGTGCGAAGCACTCGCATCCGCTTTTACTTTCCACGTCTGTGCGACGCACGCAGCTTGCTTTTGGTGCATCGAACATTGCCCAACGCCTCAGCACATGAGCGTGCGTGTATGCTTATTTAGTGTGCCTGAGCTTGCCAACGCATCCGTATTAACGCTCTGGTGTTATATAGCTCGACCTCGATGTCGTCGGCAGAGAGGAAAAGAGGTGTGAGGTTATGCTCAATGCGTTATAAGTTCCGTTTTACTAGCTCTACGCTTGTGAAGCTGTTCAAAATTAGGCCAAACCTTCTAACACTTCATGCTCAGGATCAAAGCAATGAGGAAAAAGTCAAGgaagggtgcacgttaaagaaccccaggtggtcgaaatttccggagccctccactatggtgtctctcatattcatatggtggttttgggagttaaaccccacaaatcaatcaaaagtcAAGGAAAGCGTTTTAGTTTGAAGCACGCCTAATGCAAAGATCACGTCAGACACTATTTAGTGGATAGGTCACTTCCTATCGCGCATTGTTGGAGTCTTCTTGAAGAAGGAGGAAGGGAAAGAGAGGGAAATGCAAGTATATTGGCCAGTGCATACGTACCAGCTTGCTATGCAGCGTTGTGAATAAAGATAAAAGTAATGAAAACTGATAGGGGCAGAAACAGGCGTAGCAGgaagaaaaacgccaggcctgcgtggaaggcgcagcacagtcacagcgagagctagaagagcggcctttcagagccttttatacataggcgtatcagcctgaggggggggggggggcaagggcgCTCTACTGAGGAAAGTTAAGGGctgagccccctccccccccccctcacacttTCGGCAGTAGTCACTCTTAGCTGCACGATGGGGAAACTAACAAGAAAGGCAATGTTTCtcatcacaacagtaatcactcagttatgttcttacgggagaatgacAGTGTTACGAGGCTATGCTACAGCATAGTAAAATTTTGCCAACGTCACCGCTGTAATGATTTTTTCTTGTAGGCTCTTTGTGGAGCGGGTCGCCTATGCGACGCTTTCgcgtcttgtgctgtagtattgcagaggAGGCAAGCACTGAACAGGGCCCCTACGTTATTACACCACCACTTGTTCAAGCTTTTcttctgctgtgacttgttgatgcagttacGAGTGGGAACGAGCAAACTTTTTAAAGACCAGTCAAACCATTTTCTTCCTCTAGAAAATGATTTTCTTCGAAAAAGACATGTCATTACCGCTGTtctgtcgaagctgttgcgagCCGATGAGTGTGACGAATCGTTTTTGATGTTCAAGTTTTTCCGTACTGAAACGCCGAAAATTGTTTCCGCTTTAGACTCTCATAAACCTCATCAGCCTTGCTTACGGTAATTTGAAGCCATAGCGGTAGCTTGTAAAGTGGTCATGAATATAGCAGTGTACTTGATCTCAGTAGGAAGCTCAGCTTTAAAGCTTGCCCCAAAACTTGACCCCACCGGACCAGGGAGAAGGTGAAGGACCGTGGTTTTTAGCACTATATAGGCTTAGTTCagagtcgggctagttggttttcactCAACTTTTGTTGTCTTTTACACCTCAAAATACATCTCGGGCAGTAAGCAAACGCACACGTGCggcgctgcttatttctctctattcctCTTTCTCTCAGCAAGTATGAGCGCACAGAAATGTATCCGTGCACAAACTATTAAACACCGTTATGCTGCAAGTGGAAATATTTTATTATGCTCATAATCTATCTCGCCAGCTGCTATAAGCAGCCGCTGCTtatgtgattggcagctagcctacttgaATTTCATTTAAAAGGAGATGCTATCCGGCTTCATGACGCCATGTAACTAGCAGGCGATTTtgtggcacacagaaaatttAAAATGCCGATGGACCAATGGCAAACGATATGCCGTATCTAAAACAATTTATTCTTCTATTTTTTTACGTGGTCGTTCATAAGAGGTCATTACGCAATGGATCATTTTCGCGTCATTTGTTGCCATCGcgtaacaagctggtgctgtgtgcatgacaaagactGTTTACGCAAATCACAGACATCTAACGACCATTTTGAAAGGAAGCAACGAGGGATAGTTAAACGTTATAATCACCTTAATTTTGTTTCTTCAAACGAATTTTTTTGTTTACATCGTTTGTATTGGCGTGTTTATGCAGGTGCCTGGGGGCCCCTTAAAAAATGCTAATACAAATACAATAAGTGTAAACATTGTAGTACGCCCCTTACACCACAAATtatacattttgaaaaaaaaaggttaagttCATAATATCAAGTGAATAACAGTTATATAAAaatagtaatattaataataattgcGCGCTCTAAAAACAGCGTTCAGAATATTAGCTAACGGGGCAAATTATAATGCACACAAGCCTGAATATAtgcaaaaaagtgtatactttataaatatgaaaaaatataACAGCAATCATTCGTTGAAAAATCATGGCTGATTCCCCTGTCATGGGAATCGGTATGCAACACGAAAATATACGCGCGTTACAGAGGTAATTGAATTTTTATTGCGCATTGATAAAAGAGGGTTTTGTCACCATGTGCTGAATCAACCTTTCAGATGTCAAGTTCCTGCCGCAAACGTCACGCACTGGGTTAAAAAACAAAAGTCACTATTTCGCCGTAATGACGAAG
This region includes:
- the LOC119185371 gene encoding uncharacterized protein LOC119185371 isoform X3, which codes for MDPAVAWRAFSCIADFLGAMAGNIRCLQSGPGDNKTWMRAFKLLEEGQIQEGALALKEERLKWMDRPDRMMWAARHYERAQKVLTRKSVRTAKKLLLVGLVIGVGPAAEPLPAGATRVDGKDGARRAPGHLRSISWANTRHVSVDITAAPPKLLIPSSAVLQASGSTPLDTGPNYHPVDFLPFSTGTPTHESLVLIPSPVYGPFATPFHVPLSYHPMPPFSLSVPYVIQRHPVLGFDNARYQFEIYHSPTSFVPLLYLPPLPPPPPGYPPLPPLPGRPGTLPSPSPSPKPPSLPKPELPPTRKPQFPPKVPSPPRQPPKSPLPTPSPPVTPATPKRPVPPPRKQPRPPTVRPPPQPLPVPKPLPVPKPVPRPPSLPKPPTLPKPVPRPPSVPKPPTPPKPERKPEPPERVPGPPSVPKPPTLPKPERKPEAPETVPRPPSVPKPPTLPKPERKPEPPEKVPRPPSVPKPPTLPKPERKPEPPETVPRPPSAPKPPTLPKPEKKPEPPETGPVPLPEDEDETEIADPQSDPPVLYGDNAPGREEFTSYYEPDVLSAHVAAEKVADAVSTTASDFIGLSGTLQSKTQPESSAYNSHAVEV
- the LOC119185371 gene encoding uncharacterized protein LOC119185371 isoform X1, yielding MERLLLDTFFRVMNAIIKRTLVEKSDVRITPFMNAAIAYGLEASVMAALDSVAEGQEAGMDPAVAWRAFSCIADFLGAMAGNIRCLQSGPGDNKTWMRAFKLLEEGQIQEGALALKEERLKWMDRPDRMMWAARHYERAQKVLTRKSVRTAKKLLLVGLVIGVGPAAEPLPAGATRVDGKDGARRAPGHLRSISWANTRHVSVDITAAPPKLLIPSSAVLQASGSTPLDTGPNYHPVDFLPFSTGTPTHESLVLIPSPVYGPFATPFHVPLSYHPMPPFSLSVPYVIQRHPVLGFDNARYQFEIYHSPTSFVPLLYLPPLPPPPPGYPPLPPLPGRPGTLPSPSPSPKPPSLPKPELPPTRKPQFPPKVPSPPRQPPKSPLPTPSPPVTPATPKRPVPPPRKQPRPPTVRPPPQPLPVPKPLPVPKPVPRPPSLPKPPTLPKPVPRPPSVPKPPTPPKPERKPEPPERVPGPPSVPKPPTLPKPERKPEAPETVPRPPSVPKPPTLPKPERKPEPPEKVPRPPSVPKPPTLPKPERKPEPPETVPRPPSAPKPPTLPKPEKKPEPPETGPVPLPEDEDETEIADPQSDPPVLYGDNAPGREEFTSYYEPDVLSAHVAAEKVADAVSTTASDFIGLSGTLQSKTQPESSAYNSHAVEV
- the LOC119185371 gene encoding uncharacterized protein LOC119185371 isoform X2; amino-acid sequence: MQKNGPPGVWVCSTDMVLTCSDVGRSFKDSVLWNIASLAGLHTYRWNGSCFAEGQEAGMDPAVAWRAFSCIADFLGAMAGNIRCLQSGPGDNKTWMRAFKLLEEGQIQEGALALKEERLKWMDRPDRMMWAARHYERAQKVLTRKSVRTAKKLLLVGLVIGVGPAAEPLPAGATRVDGKDGARRAPGHLRSISWANTRHVSVDITAAPPKLLIPSSAVLQASGSTPLDTGPNYHPVDFLPFSTGTPTHESLVLIPSPVYGPFATPFHVPLSYHPMPPFSLSVPYVIQRHPVLGFDNARYQFEIYHSPTSFVPLLYLPPLPPPPPGYPPLPPLPGRPGTLPSPSPSPKPPSLPKPELPPTRKPQFPPKVPSPPRQPPKSPLPTPSPPVTPATPKRPVPPPRKQPRPPTVRPPPQPLPVPKPLPVPKPVPRPPSLPKPPTLPKPVPRPPSVPKPPTPPKPERKPEPPERVPGPPSVPKPPTLPKPERKPEAPETVPRPPSVPKPPTLPKPERKPEPPEKVPRPPSVPKPPTLPKPERKPEPPETVPRPPSAPKPPTLPKPEKKPEPPETGPVPLPEDEDETEIADPQSDPPVLYGDNAPGREEFTSYYEPDVLSAHVAAEKVADAVSTTASDFIGLSGTLQSKTQPESSAYNSHAVEV